Proteins encoded within one genomic window of Aspergillus nidulans FGSC A4 chromosome VII:
- a CDS encoding protein easC (transcript_id=CADANIAT00009278) yields MEETNVKLSVPLSEDVIKLSALDQQIMRFYAKAVFIFERDSSKTSIDIVHHLKQGLAVTLSEIPDLAATIAPVPNSHRKDLELRIGPNSGVPFKVVDQTKQESWVYGTYPDLAAKHFPTSDIPHDILFIPQPQPSADGLPAAFLQVNIIDGGVIIAISWHHSVCDARGISILIDAWARHTATSLANGKPDLPATPAEGSRDRWRLDHGLREVTIDQLPEYTIDSSAREDPSGSYLLDRENPVTVPYSVSTWYFSASSLKALRDALAQVENDESTQFTKVEAVSALVWKHMSIARQLDRSNPDGSSLFTTRLDFRARTKPPFPDTFIGNINEPTARVRLPIAEICRASTPESLTTLAEAVRAATENTTEQSMRTLIGLVNDAPAVTDVAWKYNYFPGPDLGVTDISNIDAMKKNWGAGLGTPTCVRSYSRETGLLYLFPQDDDGGFEIQVQCEVEAVERLKADETFTRYCEFKRASAYNA; encoded by the coding sequence ATGGAAGAAACAAACGTCAAGCTCAGCGTACCTCTAAGCGAGGACGTGATCAAGCTCTCGGCTCTAGATCAACAGATAATGCGATTCTATGCAAAGGCCGTCTTTATCTTTGAGCGCGATTCCTCAAAAACCTCGATTGACATTGTTCACCACCTGAAGCAAGGCCTCGCCGTGACCTTGAGCGAGATACCTGACCTCGCCGCGACCATTGCTCCAGTCCCGAATTCTCACCGCAAGGACCTGGAGCTACGCATCGGGCCCAATTCGGGCGTCCCTTTCAAGGTCGTGGATCAAACAAAGCAGGAATCTTGGGTATATGGCACCTACCCTGATCTGGCTGCGAAACACTTCCCCACCAGTGATATTCCTCACGATATCCTCTTCATCCCACAGCCGCAACCAAGCGCGGACGGACTGCCTGCTGCGTTTCTGCAGGTCAATATTATTGATGGCGGAGTTATCATCGCGATCTCATGGCACCATTCAGTATGTGATGCGAGAGGCATCAGTATCCTGATCGATGCCTGGGCCAGGCATACAGCGACGTCGCTAGCAAACGGCAAACCCGATCTGCCTGCGACACCAGCAGAGGGCAGCCGTGATCGGTGGCGATTAGATCACGGCCTGCGAGAGGTTACTATTGACCAACTTCCCGAATACACGATTGATAGCTCTGCCCGCGAAGACCCAAGCGGTTCCTACCTGCTCGACCGCGAAAACCCCGTCACAGTACCTTATTCTGTAAGCACCTGGTATTTCAGCGCATCATCGCTCAAAGCCCTCCGCGATGCTCTCGCACAAGTCGAAAACGACGAATCCACCCAGTTCACTAAAGTCGAGGCCGTCTCAGCCCTCGTTTGGAAACACATGAGCATCGCGCGCCAACTGGACAGATCCAACCCGGACGGTTCCTCGCTCTTCACCACACGCCTGGACTTCCGCGCAAGAACAAAGCCACCCTTTCCTGATACCTTCATTGGAAACATCAACGAGCCCACAGCCCGCGTACGCTTGCCCATAGCTGAGATCTGCCGCGCCTCCACCCCAGAATCCCTGACGACCCTAGCTGAAGCTGTGCGCGCCGCCACCGAAAACACTACCGAGCAAAGCATGCGCACGCTCATCGGTCTAGTCAACGACGCGCCTGCGGTCACCGATGTTGCTTGGAAATATAACTACTTTCCCGGCCCTGACCTGGGTGTAACTGATATCTCGAATATCGAtgccatgaagaagaactggGGCGCTGGCTTGGGAACCCCAACTTGTGTTAGGTCTTATTCTAGAGAAACGGGTCTACTTTACCTGTTTCCgcaggatgatgatggaggcTTTGAAATTCAGGTTCAGTGTGAGGTGGAGGCTGTGGAGAGACTGAAGGCTGATGAGACTTTCACAAGATATTGTGAGTTCAAGAGGGCTTCCGCGTATAATGCGTGA
- a CDS encoding protein easB (transcript_id=CADANIAT00009277) — MSPASRSRVEIADSESDSERLSSSPWSILSDNDSNTSDERSTRAGPGSLEPIAVIGIGCRLSGSATDVSGLWDMLKSGRSGWTPGPGTRFNMKAFQDPTGTRSGTTNATGGHFIREDISKFDATFFGINPVEAQAMDPQQRLMLEVAYEAFENAGITMDALWGSNTGVYVGQWASDYHEIATRDIERPPLYLVTGTGPAITSNRVSYVFNLRGPSFTVDTGCSSSLVALHQAVLSLRNRETTQCFVGGVNLLLDPQRFHYQSRLKMFSKDGRSFPFDARANGYGRGEGVTGVVLKPLSVALRDGDPVRAVIRNSVLNQDGRTPGISVPSAVAQKEAIIRAYRQAKLDLYADYVEAHGTGTKVGDPIETSAIAAALTQRRSPSRPLPIGSIKGNIGHTESAAGLAGLIKSVLMLENGMIPPQVNYETTNPDIHLEEWNLRIPTKLERQTLRRISLNSFGYGGTNAHVIIDAAHEAISAFGRLSLSRHLQLSYHSEKPRVFMVSGASEKACQRVCARLARYLVVNHRNSINPDALLARLAHTLAKQSIHAYRVIFVASELDELIKQLITASHSTITRREKFGQHRIALIFSGQGAQYAEMGRDLLKSYPSFVRSLERARQQLSRLGCTWDLLSELCRPKADSRVNEPAFSQPMCTAIQLALVDLLNEFGVSPSAVLGHSSGEIGAAYAAGALSFRDAISVSYYRGKLASELLAENQSPGAMIAVGAPPDIAEQHINKLGTDVGRMRIACFNSPSSVTVSGDVAAIDRIKEVLDTEGLFNRKLITHGAAYHSHQMKLIEDKYIAALKGLKAKPVSSSIRMFSSVTSKELDESTVLDGGYWAQNLVSPVLFSQALRTMCEQDYNGLPIDTLIEVGPHSQLSGPVNQILKTIPGPHGQASYTNTLKRGDDAETALLRCLGFLAIKNGSVRLCDLNKDSKDSDIQPLADLPPYSFDHDRSFWHETRLSRDYRHREHLPHELLGTLSADVNKLEPRWRRFVSLKETPWLRNHIIQGLITFPAAGYITMAIQAIRQHMHTANPASTIQFIRLRDVSFGKGLVLPDENAEVEISLSLRPQARTARESSGIWNEFRIFTVTPDQKWTEHCRGLVQAEVDSVEGFRSIFTPADISRIDSECTHGTIPQKFYAVGKRNGLDWQHPFNNLHQIRSSKHSCVATARVPEYEMPSGGMEDLLHPAVLDSALFHGLSTVIYLEDGRSSAYVPTFIKQLWVANRHVAPGSYLTCSTIRRNEPLVFDLHTKDEINQMAVVAQGIRVTSLGGDVAAGVSKREACHTQTLVPYVDAWTTEHRDQVCRATIELGSLMETNRALDAITIHFAQNAIREISLNDIQETHLQRYFQWMGTLADETYDNILLENKPEDLGVIGEAIAILGPHLVDILKGKTSALSLLTKNNLLSRVYTEWCSSRLYPQMSAYCHELGRFNPQLKVLEIGAGTGSATLPILKALNDCSGRFIQRYDFTDISPGFFEPAKERLGDLANVVEFRVLDAGRNAQEQGFEEGAYDLIVACNVIHATPRIDETLRNIRPLLKPGGKFMLMEISRYTLYFNIVFGLFEGWWLGYDEGRTRSPLLTDSEWCQRLEKAGFAHIEKAFVDYPHENGGSLSVFISTAPFPRRNESLPIHLLTDSNASNATEEQAQEIQQACQTSVALLPITHPCQHGGVAILLPEIAKLLCAEPDVNVWNSFKNWILKSRAVLLVSNCTMADSSHAETGLWAGFARTMRLEYPNLRQVVLDIQTPNVPVMSKLKEVLPIILNSSSFDLDCLSSEVENEFTEKDGQLFVSRYAYRPDISRDVDLTSRQAASEPVPFVSTGRILTAELGVPGLLETIRWKDDIECPPLGPDDVRFELRGASINFKDVLIAAGQLEGITEMRNDCSGVVVEVGENMKHRFKPGDRVCALYSRSYTNYPLVHGDCCQVIPDSLSFAEGASLPIVWATVYYGLVDKGSLSKGEKILIHSAAGAVGQAAIMLAQHLGAEVFATVGSEAKRDLLHAKYGVPYDHIFSSRTTAFYGEIMKSTGGYGVDVVLNSLSGEMFRESCNLMASFGRFVEIGRKDLMDDALMPMEFLLRNITFSYVDLTAIIEQRKPLARRLLHDIADLAASGSIRPVTLTTMPISDIEIAFRQIQAGKHTGKIVLTVEENQEVPAVPSMPKQARLHEDASYIVVGGLGGLGRWLTTWLADHGAKHIVALSRSGAKDADSRTFISNIRGRGVNLIAPPCDVVCADAVVALAQELKRSELPPVRGVINSAMVLRDTLFDNMTEDDWRTALASKVRGSQNLHTTFKSLDFFVMMSSIVAVRGNYGQSNYSAACSFQDTFVRHMVQQGEPAFSINIGPIRDVGYVSENPEVAEALRRNGLGSIGVSDVLIVLNHAILNARGANPSTCVASIGLIASDDESENGRDFLMTDRRFSQLVKHNGSKQKSAGEALDAITLLSAATQLDEAVHIVTNAILNQLSKLIVTPVEMLSPAQSLDSYGVDSLVAVELRNWIGAYLHANVQLMVIRGTGSISQLAAIVAKESRVVKL, encoded by the exons ATGAGTCCTGCATCCAGGTCCCGTGTTGAGATCGCTGATAGCGAGTCAGACAGTGAGAggctttcttcctcgccgTGGTCTATACTCAGCGACAATGATAGCAATACATCTGATGAGCGCAGCACAAGGGCTGGCCCCGGCTCACTGGAGCCAATCGCAGTTATTGGTATAGGATGTCGACTATCAGGAAGCGCAACAGACGTTTCTGGGCTTTGGGATATGCTGAAATCTGGTCGCTCGGGATGGACACCAGGGCCTGGGACACGGTTCAACATGAAGGCCTTCCAAGACCCGACAGGGACCAGGTCTGGAACA ACAAATGCCACAGGAGGACACTTCATTCGAGAAGATATATCAAAGTTTGATGCTACATTTTTCGGGATCAACCCTGTCGAGGCACAG GCAATGGATCCCCAGCAACGCCTGATGCTCGAAGTAGCCTACGAAGCCTTTGAAAACGCCGGTATCACGATGGATGCATTGTGGGGATCCAATACCGGTGTATACGTCGGTCAGTGGGCTTCGGATTACCACGAGATAGCTACTCGTGATATTGAGAGACCACCTCTATACCTTGTGACAGGCACCGGGCCTGCAATCACAAGCAATCGGGTCTCATATGTCTTCAATTTGCGCGGGCCCAGCTTCACAGTGGATACTGGATGTTCGTCAAGTTTAGTGGCGTTACATCAAGCGGTCCTCAGCTTGCGGAACCGGGAAACCACGCAGTGCTTTGTTGGAGGCGTTAACCTACTTCTTGACCCACAACGCTTTCACTACCAGAGCCGGCTTAAAATGTTTTCTAAAGACGGTCGATCTTTTCCATTTGATGCTCGTGCTAATGGATATGGACGAGGTGAAGGTGTCACGGGTGTTGTTCTCAAACCATTATCAGTTGCCCTGCGAGATGGTGACCCTGTTCGGGCTGTTATTAGAAACTCTGTCCTGAACCAGGACGGCCGGACACCTGGTATCAGTGTGCCGAGCGCTGTTGCCCAGAAAGAAGCCATCATAAGGGCCTACAGACAGGCAAAGCTGGATTTGTATGCTGACTATGTGGAAGCCCATGGCACCGGAACCAAGGTTGGCGATCCAATCGAGACGAGCGCTATTGCAGCGGCCCTAACGCAAAGGAGGTCGCCTTCCCGGCCTCTGCCCATTGGATCCATCAAGGGAAATATTGGCCACACGGAAAGTGCCGCCGGTCTCGCTGGGCTGATCAAGTCCGTTCTTATGCTTGAGAACGGTATGATTCCGCCTCAGGTGAACTATGAGACAACGAACCCTGACATCCATCTGGAGGAGTGGAATTTACGA ATCCCCACAAAACTTGAGAGGCAAACACTGCGTCGCATCTCTCTTAATAG TTTTGGATATGGCGGGACAAATGCCCACGTAATTATAGATGCAGCTCATGAGGCCATCTCTGCATTTGGGCGGTTGTCTTTAAGCAGACACCTGCAGTTATCGTATCACTCCGAGAAACCGCGAGTCTTCATGGTGAGCGGCGCAAGCGAAAAAGCTTGCCAGAGGGTGTGTGCCAGGCTGGCTAGGTATCTTGTCGTCAATCACCGAAACTCCATTAACCCTGATGCCCTGCTCGCTCGTCTAGCCCATACCCTAGCTAAACAGTCTATTCATGCTTATCGCGTCATTTTTGTCGCATCAGAACTTGACGAATTAATCAAACAGCTAATCACTGCCTCACATTCTACTATTACTAGACGAGAGAAATTCGGGCAACATCGCATTGCCCTTATATTTAGCGGTCAGGGCGCGCAATATGCCGAGATGGGCCGCGATCTACTCAAAAGCTATCCCTCTTTCGTTCGCTCTCTTGAGCGTGCACGTCAACAGCTGTCAAGGCTGGGCTGTACGTGGGATCTTCTCAGCGAACTCTGCCGGCCCAAAGCGGACTCTCGGGTGAACGAGCCAGCTTTCTCTCAGCCAATGTGCACGGCTATCCAACTGGCCCTGGTCGACCTTCTGAACGAATTTGGGGTATCGCCTTCGGCTGTACTAGGCCATTCTAGCGGCGAAATCGGGGCAGCATATGCTGCAGGCGCTCTTTCCTTCAGAGATGCCATAAGTGTATCATACTACCGTGGGAAGCTGGCCAGTGAACTCCTTGCTGAGAACCAATCCCCAGGAGCTATGATAGCCGTTGGTGCACCGCCCGATATTGCCGAGCAGCATATCAACAAGCTAGGTACTGATGTTGGACGCATGCGCATTGCTTGCTTCAATAGCCCATCCAGTGTCACTGTATCAGGTGACGTAGCGGCTATTGACCGTATAAAGGAGGTTTTGGATACGGAAGGGCTTTTCAATCGCAAGCTGATTACCCACGGTGCTGCCTATCACTCTCACCAAATGAAATTAATAGAGGACAAGTACATTGCAGCGCTCAAGGGTCTGAAAGCCAAGCCCGTTAGTTCATCTATCCGCATGTTTAGTTCCGTCACAAGCAAGGAGCTGGACGAATCGACTGTTCTTGACGGTGGATACTGGGCGCAGAACCTGGTCAGTCCAGTCCTCTTCTCGCAGGCACTACGAACCATGTGTGAGCAGGACTACAATGGTTTGCCCATTGACACGCTCATCGAGGTTGGCCCACATTCTCAACTCAGTGGTCCAGTGAACCAGATCCTCAAGACAATTCCAGGGCCCCATGGCCAAGCCTCCTACACCAACACGTTGAAGCGTGGCGATGACGCAGAAACCGCTCTTCTCCGATGCCTGGGATTTTtggccatcaagaacggcTCGGTTCGTCTCTGTGATCTCAACAAGGATTCCAAGGATAGCGACATCCAGCCACTGGCTGATTTGCCGCCTTACTCCTTCGACCATGACCGTAGCTTTTGGCACGAAACCCGCCTGTCTAGGGACTATAGACACCGAGAACATCTCCCGCATGAACTCCTTGGAACCCTTTCTGCAGATGTTAACAAACTAGAGCCCCGCTGGCGGCGGTTCGTCAGCCTCAAGGAAACCCCTTGGCTCCGTAACCACATTATACAAGGGCTCATCACATTCCCTGCGGCAGGTTATATCACAATGGCAATCCAGGCCATTCGCCAGCATATGCACACAGCCAATCCAGCTTCTACAATTCAATTTATTCGTCTCCGTGATGTTAGCTTTGGGAAAGGCCTCGTGCTACCTGATGAGAACGCCGAAGTCGAGATCTCGCTATCTCTGCGTCCACAAGCGAGAACCGCTCGCGAGTCATCAGGTATCTGGAACGAGTTCCGTATCTTCACCGTGACACCCGACCAGAAATGGACGGAGCACTGTCGCGGTCTCGTCCAGGCAGAGGTTGACTCTGTTGAAGGTTTCAGGAGTATATTCACGCCTGCTGATATTTCTCGTATCGACTCAGAGTGCACTCATGGCACCATACCACAAAAGTTCTATGCCGTTGGCAAACGAAACGGCCTTGATTGGCAGCACCCTTTCAACAACTTGCACCAAATTCGTAGCAGCAAGCATTCGTGCGTTGCCACTGCTCGCGTTCCCGAGTACGAGATGCCATCAGGCGGAATGGAGGATTTGCTCCACCCGGCCGTGCTTGACTCTGCCCTCTTCCACGGTCTGTCTACTGTGATCTACTTGGAAGATGGCCGCTCATCCGCATACGTGCCCACCTTCATAAAACAGCTTTGGGTTGCGAATCGTCATGTGGCTCCAGGGAGCTATTTGACTTGCTCCACGATTCGCCGGAATGAGCCATTAGTCTTTGACCTTCACACCAAGGATGAGATTAACCAAATGGCTGTTGTCGCGCAGGGTATCCGTGTCACTAGCTTGGGAGGTGACGTTGCAGCAGGAGTCTCGAAAAGGGAGGCGTGCCACACTCAGACGCTTGTTCCATATGTTGATGCTTGGACAACAGAACATCGAGATCAGGTCTGCAGGGCTACAATTGAGTTAGGCTCTCTAATGGAGACCAACCGTGCCCTGGATGCAATAACCATCCACTTTGCGCAAAACGCTATACGTGAAATCTCGCTGAATGACATTCAGGAAACCCATCTCCAGCGCTATTTCCAGTGGATGGGTACTCTTGCAGACGAAACTTACGACAATATACTACTCGAGAACAAACCCGAAGACCTTGGAGTTATCGGTGAGGCAATAGCTATTCTGGGACCGCATCTAGTGGATATCCTCAAGGGCAAGACGTCTGCGTTGTCATTATTGACGAAAAACAACTTGTTGTCCCGTGTCTATACTGAATGGTGCTCATCAAGACTATACCCGCAGATGAGCGCGTATTGTCACGAGCTAGGTCGTTTCAACCCGCAACTGAAGGTTCTTGAGATTGGCGCCGGTACTGGTTCAGCCACACTGCCGATTCTGAAGGCCCTGAACGATTGCAGCGGCCGATTTATCCAGCGTTATGATTTCACAGATATCTCACCCGGCTTCTTCGAGCCTGCTAAGGAGCGGCTAGGTGATCTTGCCAACGTGGTCGAGTTTCGCGTCTTGGATGCGGGGCGCAATGCCCAAGAGCAGGGATTTGAGGAAGGCGCATACGACCTCATCGTCGCATGCAACGTCATCCACGCGACGCCGCGGATTGATGAGACCCTCCGCAACATCAGACCCTTGTTGAAGCCCGGAGGCAAGTTTATGCTAATGGAGATCTCTCGTTATACCCTTTATTTTAACATAGTTTTTGGCCTATTTGAAGGTTGGTGGCTTGGCTATGATGAAGGTCGCACGCGCTCCCCCCTTCTTACGGACTCTGAGTGGTGTCAGCGATTGGAAAAGGCTGGCTTTGCTCATATTGAAAAGGCCTTTGTTGATTACCCCCATGAAAATGGCGGCAGTCTCAGCGTCTTCATATCTACTGCGCCTTTCCCGAGGAGGAATGAATCGCTTCCGATCCATCTCCTCACAGATTCAAATGCATCCAACGCCACAGAAGAGCAGGCGCAAGAGATTCAGCAGGCCTGTCAGACGTCGGTAGCTCTATTGCCCATTACTCATCCATGTCAGCATGGGGGAGTTGCCATCTTGCTTCCAGAAATTGCCAAGCTGTTATGCGCTGAACCAGATGTGAATGTCTGGAATTCTTTCAAAAACTGGATCTTGAAATCGCGGGCCGTGCTCTTGGTCAGCAACTGCACCATGGCGGATTCTTCTCATGCAGAAACCGGCTTGTGGGCTGGCTTCGCCCGAACAATGCGTCTGGAATATCCAAATCTGCGCCAGGTTGTATTGGACATCCAGACTCCCAACGTGCCAGTCATGAGCAAACTTAAAGAAGTTCTCCCGATAATCCTTAACAGTTCGAGCTTTGACCTTGACTGTCTCAGTAGTGAAGTTGAGAATGAGTTCACGGAAAAGGATGGGCAGCTGTTTGTATCACGCTACGCATACAGACCTGATATCAGTAGAGATGTGGATTTGACTAGTCGACAAGCAGCTTCAGAACCGGTTCCATTCGTCAGTACGGGCAGAATTTTGACTGCTGAGCTAGGAGTTCCGGGTCTACTTGAGACCATTCGCTGGAAGGACGATATTGAATGCCCACCTCTCGGACCTGATGATGTTCGCTTCGAACTACGTGGAGCTAGTATCAACTTCAAAGATGTTCTTATCGCTGCTGGCCAGCTTGAGGGCATCACGGAGATGAGAAACGACTGCAGCGGTGTCGTCGTCGAAGTGGGCGAAAACATGAAGCACCGCTTCAAGCCCGGAGATCGGGTCTGCGCACTTTATTCCCGCTCCTACACCAACTATCCTCTTGTTCACGGAGACTGCTGTCAGGTCATACCCGACTCTCTGTCCTTCGCAGAGGGCGCATCGCTTCCGATTGTTTGGGCTACGGTCTACTATGGACTTGTTGATAAGGGCTCCCTGTCCAAGGGTGAGAAGATTCTTATCCATTCCGCCGCAGGTGCTGTTGGACAAGCCGCGATCATGCTTGCCCAGCATCTCGGAGCCGAGGTCTTCGCCACAGTTGGAAGCGAGGCAAAGCgcgatcttcttcacgcTAAATACGGTGTTCCCTACGACCATATCTTCTCGAGCCGTACGACAGCTTTCTACGGGGAGATCATGAAATCCACAGGCGGTTATGGTGTGGATGTTGTTCTGAACTCTCTGAGCGGCGAAATGTTCCGCGAATCATGCAATTTGATGGCCTCCTTCGGTCGTTTCGTTGAGATTGGGCGTAAGGATCTAATGGATGATGCTTTGATGCCAATGGAGTTCCTCCTACGCAACATCACTTTTTCTTATGTTGACTTGACGGCTATTATTGAGCAAAGGAAACCCTTGGCGAGAAGGTTGCTCCATGACATTGCGGATCTTGCAGCATCTGGTTCTATTCGACCAGTGACTCTGACCACAATGCCGATTTCTGATATTGAGATCGCCTTCCGTCAAATCCAGGCTGGCAAGCATACTGGGAAGATTGTCCTCACGGTGGAAGAGAACCAAGAAGTACCG GCTGTCCCGTCTATGCCAAAGCAGGCCAGGCTTCACGAAGATGCATCGTACATAGTTGTCGGTGGCTTGGGTGGTCTAGGACGCTGGCTTACCACCTGGTTAGCTGATCATGGCGCAAAGCACATTGTCGCCCTCTCACGCTCGGGTGCAAAGGATGCAGACAGCCGCACATTCATCAGTAACATCCGTGGCCGCGGAGTAAATCTGATTGCACCACCTTGTGACGTCGTCTGCGCTGACGCCGTGGTTGCGTTGGCTCAAGAGCTGAAGCGCTCAGAATTACCGCCTGTGCGCGGAGTTATCAATTCGGCCATGGTCCTCCGCGACACTCTCTTCGACAACATGACAGAAGACGACTGGCGCACTGCTCTCGCCTCCAAGGTTCGCGGATCGCAGAATCTGCACACAACATTTAAATCGCTtgacttcttcgtcatgatgTCTTCTATCGTCGCTGTGCGCGGCAACTACGGCCAGTCAAATTACAGCGCGGCGTGCAGCTTCCAGGACACGTTTGTCCGCCACATGGTACAGCAAGGCGAGCCCGCATTCTCCATCAATATCGGCCCCATCCGCGACGTCGGATATGTCTCGGAGAACCCGGAAGTCGCAGAGGCCCTCCGCCGCAACGGGCTCGGGTCAATCGGTGTGTCTGACGTCCTCATCGTTCTGAACCACGCCATCTTGAACGCTCGCGGTGCCAACCCAAGCACCTGCGTTGCATCAATCGGGCTCATCGCCTCCGACGACGAATCCGAGAACGGACGCGATTTCCTCATGACGGACCGTCGCTTTTCTCAACTCGTCAAGCACAACGGCAGTAAGCAGAAGAGCGCCGGTGAGGCTCTCGACGCAATCACTCTCCTATCAGCGGCAACACAACTCGACGAAGCTGTCCATATCGTCACAAACGCGATTCTCAACCAGCTAAGCAAGCTTATAGTCACGCCTGTGGAGATGCTTTCACCTGCGCAGAGTCTTGACAGTTACGGCGTCGACTcgcttgttgctgttgaaTTGCGAAACTGGATCGGGGCGTACTTGCATGCGAATGTCCAGCTTATGGTTATTCGCGGGACAGGGAGCATCTCGCAACTGGCGGCAATTGTGGCGAAGGAGTCGAGGGTTGTCAAGCTCTAA
- a CDS encoding uncharacterized protein (transcript_id=CADANIAT00009276), producing the protein MFAPLKWNTLQMLVVQLVSCQSMPATALACCINSYLIPRVKEKFLPSLQIPAQYMYICAFAKEIGYKVRSGEALAALLAGLVLVTAEGVGEGRLLLDSDGEERSVGVDTPDGGCDESWNGLQSVVKLWAHGKAVEAAGNTGAPKVSAGGTQPGGSNWLSGICGI; encoded by the exons ATGTTCGCACCGCTGAA GTGGAATACCCTACAGATGCTTGTGGTCCAATTAGTATCCTGCCAGTCCATGCCAGCCACAGCGCTTGCGTGCTGTATCAACTCCTATCTCATTCCAAGGGTAAAAGAAAAATTTTTGCCGTCGCTCCAAATCCCAGCTCaatatatgtatatatgtGCATTCGCAAAAGAAATCGGGTATAAAGT TCGATCGGGTGAAGCGCTGGCCGCACTGCTCGCAG GCTTGGTCCTGGTAACGGCAGAGGGCGTGGGCGAGGGACGGCTGCTGCTAGACTCAGATGGAGAGGAGCGATCGGTTGGGGTTGATACGCCGGACGGCGGGTGCGACGAGTCTTGGAACGGATTGCAGTCGGTTGTGAAATTATGGGCGCATGGAAAAGCTGTGGAAGCCGCTGGTAACACTGGAGCCCCAAAAGTGTCGGCTGGCGGTACCCAACCTGGGGGATCAAATTGGCTATCTGGAATTTGTGGGATATAG